Proteins from one Danaus plexippus chromosome 2, MEX_DaPlex, whole genome shotgun sequence genomic window:
- the LOC116779766 gene encoding signal transducing adapter molecule 1 isoform X1, translating to MGIFGTSSPFDQDVERATSENNTSEEWGLILEICDRAGSGPAAARDCLRAVLRRLGHADPHVQVHAATLLDACVANCGRVFHLEVASRDFEAEFRRLLSRAQPPVAGRLRALLRKWAEGEFRDDPQLDLIPSLHVKLSAESGERVSSAAAPAADAQRAMTQFASAKTTVLTAAERREQEELARAIALSLRDSSGSGGAAGAGAGAAGGSLYPRVEAETVPTPVAMKVRALYDFEAAEDNELTFLAGEIVHVTDSSDPNWWKGHNERGEGLFPANFVTSDLTEPAPESENRSNSGKTVQFAESAGGAEQPARIDEAVVDEALALLHEADPAADDATGPRLARAEAAAHAMGALVDAALERADRRHARLTQLSADLVDALNLYHDLMRAPPTFLPPMHYAPGPAAATLPPPPPGALLPGPLPSLAPHHPQPPRC from the exons atGGGTATCTTTGGAACCTCGTCTCCATTTGATCAGGATGTAG AGAGAGCGACCAGCGAGAACAACACCAGCGAGGAGTGGGGCCTCATCCTGGAGATCTGTGACCGAGCGGGCTCCGGGCCCGCCGCGGCCCGGGACTGTCTGCGGGCCGTGCTGCGGCGGCTCGGACACGCCGACCCGCACGTGCAGGTGCACGCCGCTACTCTCCTGGACGCGTGCGTCGCTAACTGTGGCCGTGTTTTCCACCTCGAAGTGGCGTCGCGGGACTTCGAGGCCGAGTTCCGTCGCCTGCTGTCTCGCGCCCAGCCTCCTGTCGCCGGCCGTCTCCGCGCTCTGCTGCGCAAATGGGCCGAAGGAGAGTTCCGCGACGATCCCCAGCTGGATCTCATCCCCTCCCTCCACGTCAAGCTAAGCGCGGAGTCCGGCGAGCGCGTGTCGTCGGCCGCCGCGCCCGCAGCCGACGCTCAG CGTGCGATGACCCAGTTCGCCAGTGCTAAAACG ACCGTCCTAACGGCGGCAGAAAGGCGTGAACAAGAGGAGCTGGCTCGCGCCATCGCATTGTCGCTGCGCGATTCGAGTGGGTCCGGGGGGGCCGCGGGGGCCGGGGCGGGGGCCGCCGGGGGCTCGCTGTATCCGCGCGTGGAGGCTGAGACTGTCCCCACCCCGGTAGCGATGAAGGTGCGCGCCCTATACGATTTCGAGGCGGCCGAAGATAACGAGCTTACTTTCCTAGCGGGAGAAATCG ttCACGTGACAGACTCCAGCGATCCTAATTGGTGGAAAGGTCACAACGAGCGAGGAGAGGGTCTCTTCCCCGCCAACTTCGTCACGTCCGACCTCACCGAGCCCGCGCCCG AATCCGAGAATCGATCGAACTCGGGCAAGACGGTTCAGTTCGCGGAGAGCGCGGGCGGGGCCGAGCAGCCCGCGCGTATCGACGAGGCCGTCGTGGACGAGGCCCTGGCGCTGCTGCACGAGGCTGACCCCGCCGCCGACGACGCCACCGGGCCTCGCCTGGCCCGCGCCGAGGCCGCCGCGCACGCCATGGGTGCTCTAGTGGACGCCGCACTGGAACGCGCGGACCGCCGCCACGCTCGCCTCACGCAGCTCAGCGCCGACCTCGTGGACGCACTCAACCTCTACCACGACCTGATGCGCGCGCCGCCCACCTTCCTCCCCCCTATGCACTACGCCCCCGGCCCGGCCGCGGCCACCCTGCCCCCTCCTCCCCCCGGCGCCCTGCTCCCCGGCCCGCTGCCGTCCCTCGCCCCCCACCACCCGCAGCCGCCGCG ATGTTGA
- the LOC116779766 gene encoding signal transducing adapter molecule 1 isoform X2, giving the protein MGIFGTSSPFDQDVERATSENNTSEEWGLILEICDRAGSGPAAARDCLRAVLRRLGHADPHVQVHAATLLDACVANCGRVFHLEVASRDFEAEFRRLLSRAQPPVAGRLRALLRKWAEGEFRDDPQLDLIPSLHVKLSAESGERVSSAAAPAADAQTVLTAAERREQEELARAIALSLRDSSGSGGAAGAGAGAAGGSLYPRVEAETVPTPVAMKVRALYDFEAAEDNELTFLAGEIVHVTDSSDPNWWKGHNERGEGLFPANFVTSDLTEPAPESENRSNSGKTVQFAESAGGAEQPARIDEAVVDEALALLHEADPAADDATGPRLARAEAAAHAMGALVDAALERADRRHARLTQLSADLVDALNLYHDLMRAPPTFLPPMHYAPGPAAATLPPPPPGALLPGPLPSLAPHHPQPPRC; this is encoded by the exons atGGGTATCTTTGGAACCTCGTCTCCATTTGATCAGGATGTAG AGAGAGCGACCAGCGAGAACAACACCAGCGAGGAGTGGGGCCTCATCCTGGAGATCTGTGACCGAGCGGGCTCCGGGCCCGCCGCGGCCCGGGACTGTCTGCGGGCCGTGCTGCGGCGGCTCGGACACGCCGACCCGCACGTGCAGGTGCACGCCGCTACTCTCCTGGACGCGTGCGTCGCTAACTGTGGCCGTGTTTTCCACCTCGAAGTGGCGTCGCGGGACTTCGAGGCCGAGTTCCGTCGCCTGCTGTCTCGCGCCCAGCCTCCTGTCGCCGGCCGTCTCCGCGCTCTGCTGCGCAAATGGGCCGAAGGAGAGTTCCGCGACGATCCCCAGCTGGATCTCATCCCCTCCCTCCACGTCAAGCTAAGCGCGGAGTCCGGCGAGCGCGTGTCGTCGGCCGCCGCGCCCGCAGCCGACGCTCAG ACCGTCCTAACGGCGGCAGAAAGGCGTGAACAAGAGGAGCTGGCTCGCGCCATCGCATTGTCGCTGCGCGATTCGAGTGGGTCCGGGGGGGCCGCGGGGGCCGGGGCGGGGGCCGCCGGGGGCTCGCTGTATCCGCGCGTGGAGGCTGAGACTGTCCCCACCCCGGTAGCGATGAAGGTGCGCGCCCTATACGATTTCGAGGCGGCCGAAGATAACGAGCTTACTTTCCTAGCGGGAGAAATCG ttCACGTGACAGACTCCAGCGATCCTAATTGGTGGAAAGGTCACAACGAGCGAGGAGAGGGTCTCTTCCCCGCCAACTTCGTCACGTCCGACCTCACCGAGCCCGCGCCCG AATCCGAGAATCGATCGAACTCGGGCAAGACGGTTCAGTTCGCGGAGAGCGCGGGCGGGGCCGAGCAGCCCGCGCGTATCGACGAGGCCGTCGTGGACGAGGCCCTGGCGCTGCTGCACGAGGCTGACCCCGCCGCCGACGACGCCACCGGGCCTCGCCTGGCCCGCGCCGAGGCCGCCGCGCACGCCATGGGTGCTCTAGTGGACGCCGCACTGGAACGCGCGGACCGCCGCCACGCTCGCCTCACGCAGCTCAGCGCCGACCTCGTGGACGCACTCAACCTCTACCACGACCTGATGCGCGCGCCGCCCACCTTCCTCCCCCCTATGCACTACGCCCCCGGCCCGGCCGCGGCCACCCTGCCCCCTCCTCCCCCCGGCGCCCTGCTCCCCGGCCCGCTGCCGTCCCTCGCCCCCCACCACCCGCAGCCGCCGCG ATGTTGA
- the LOC116779509 gene encoding uncharacterized protein LOC116779509 codes for MCSLVLFLLVLVLSWDRCYQSPCSLLLHRLRERPTEELAVLVNGHLVEVVVWGGGGAPRAAAALLLVALRVRGYRSHLHEAAPDVCGLLDISDLKEAAVVAPAATVPSEDCRRAGLELLTNFLQPAAVSYTLHLWAHVPSDRCRSQAGQWSFYKYYKDIDECGFLKAKFFNEITYGSCSNCFAVLTRNESLVDNQIAMELQTRIDAAELLLQVVSFKSDFIMRKTISELRRLQKPFLFVDEDLWSDTFEMVYVQPPPCVRHVKNCIPFIKTIGNLRLGNGWFMYQFAPPILELVNALSPKSSQLREILNIESAQNESHIENAACSWALQHVEEFKTLILHDKLEQKKVFAIKIILCNHDPLNKYFETISDLINRDEFQNNITHIDYNIYKNTINCFDEEDFRQVITKNAQKKNVAGVIAWSWYKGTTGAAKVAEQSQLPLLLAGAVADEIPLGSAVRAASGRLSDLTRAFHYILENCGWSRIALLSDDSVYSRSFTEAMIKQKNLLYREVIVDFKNIYINLDELKKADARIFLLNVNWSLSKDILNAALKRGMTPNNGFSWIAREWLPIQNNNTDWADMYHFTVSLGWRGEQLEGGSKHLQQKIRNRLHVKESLEEFPGINYLSMFADALLQLGYSFARFYQNYPSYRYNLRGYGTALKLSEVFENMTINGIAQNLSNRNSSIEHPLVFINKWWGVRTKSIGILQITDNYIMALKPTASNFKDLINRQKLRDRPICWTISTGDPFTPRCQDVTIIIVTVFLLISGTALYIARRARLKRLLKRELNILAKLLENRKRAVSSLDTYLVDRNAIKLLHEIGSGTFGRVHFAELHRSGRSTVIVAAKQPRQTIGPTEECEFLHEAYILAPLCHDNIIRLVGICIMNGPPMVLMEHAYYLDLKRYLTERRHLVSNRFNDNTSDALDEVSDESLTRLAREAAGALAYLSTRRLVHRDVRAANCLIDKKRSLKLGDFGMARELDDKVPVYASIRRALFPVLWMAPESLKSGVFSFATDVWALGILILEVVTLGARPYGDWQLSRVLNYVVAGGIPPLPPDVSKHTSSLLHSCWERRAESRPNASWVHNHLTQYPRLLSPALLKPYPPDPLIAYME; via the exons ATGTGCTCgctggttttatttttgttggtgCTGGTCTTGTCCTGGGACCGCTGTTATCAAAGTCCGTGTTCGCTACTTCTACATCGACTTCGTGAGCGACCCACAG AGGAGCTGGCAGTTCTGGTGAATGGACATCTTGTTGAGGTTGTTGTGTGGGGTGGCGGCGGGGCTCCGAGGGCGGCGGCCGCTCTGCTGCTGGTGGCTCTTCGAGTCCGAGGATATCGGTCGCATCTACATGAAGCAGCCCCCGATGTCTGTGGCCTCCTCGACATCTCGGACCTAAAAGA AGCTGCCGTCGTCGCTCCAGCAGCGACGGTGCCGAGTGAGGACTGCAGACGTGCTGGCCTCGAGTTACTGACGAACTTTTTGCAGCCTGCAGCGGTGTCTTATACTTTACATCTTTGGGCTCATGTGCCGTCGGATCGATGTCGGTCACAAGCTGGACAATGgagtttctataaatattataaagacattGATGAGTGTGGATTTCTAAAAGCAAAGTTTTTTAACGAGATTACTTATGg GTCATGTAGTAATTGTTTTGCGGTATTGACTCGAAATGAGAGCTTGGTCGACAATCAAATAGCAATGGAACTACAAACCCGAATCGACGCTGCGGAGCTGTTGTTACAGGTCGTGTCTTTTAAAAGTGACTTCATTATGCGCAAAACTATTTCTGAATTACGAAGACTCCAAAAACCATTTCTATTTGTTGATGAAGATTTGTGGTCTGATACTTTTGAAATGGTTTACGTTCAGCCTCCGCCGTGCGTCAGACATGTAAAAAATTGCATTCCCTTCATTAAAACTATCGGTAATCTTCGACTTGGTAATGGATGGTTCATGTATCAATTTGCACCCCCAATACTAGAATTAGTCAATGCACTTTCGCCAAAATCTAGCCAAttaagagaaatattaaacatagagAGTGCACAGAATGAAAGCCACATCGAAAACGCCGCTTGCTCGTGGGCCCTGCAGCACGTTGAAGAATTTAAGACTCTTATATTACACGACAAGCTCGAACAGAAAAAAGTTTTCGCTATCAAAATAATCCTGTGCAATCATGACcctttaaacaaatattttgaaactataagcgatttaattaatagagatgagtttcaaaataatattacacatattgattataatatttataagaacacAATAAATTGTTTCGACGAAGAAGATTTTAGGcaagtaataacaaaaaacgcTCAAAAGAAAAATGTGGCTGGGGTCATAGCTTGGAGTTGGTATAAGGGGACCACAGGTGCAGCGAAGGTAGCAGAACAAAGTCAACTTCCACTACTTCTGGCAGGAGCCGTAGCCGACGAGATACCACTCGGGTCAGCTGTTCGAGCAGCCTCAGGGCGTCTCTCTGATTTAACAAGAGCTTTCCATTACATTTTGGAGAATTGTGGGTGGTCACGGATTGCCCTTTTATCAGATGATTCAGTTTATTCAAGAAGTTTCACAGAAGCAATGATCAAGCAAAAGAATCTTCTGTATCGTGAAGTTATAGTagacttcaaaaatatttatataaacttagatgaattaaaaaaagctgacgcacgtatatttttattaaatgtaaattggagCCTCTCAAAAGACATTTTAAACGCTGCTCTAAAAAGAGGGATGACTCCTAACAATGGCTTCTCATGGATAGCTCGGGAATGGCTGCCAATACAGAACAATAACACAGACTGGGCTGACATGTATCACTTCACTGTGAGCCTGGGTTGGCGAGGAGAACAACTTGAAGGGGGATCGAAACATTTGCAACAAAAGATTCGAAATCGGTTACATGTTAAAGAAAGTCTTGAAGAGTTTCCAGGCatcaattatttatcaatgttTGCAGATGCGCTGCTTCAATTGGGATATAGTTTTGCTCGATTTTACCAAAACTACCCTTCTTACAGATACAATTTACGTGGTTACGGAACTGCCTT aaaACTATCAgaagtttttgaaaatatgacTATTAATGGAATAGCACAAAATTTAAGCAACAGAAACTCTAGCATCGAACACCcgcttgtttttattaataaatggtGGGGAGTGAGAACAAAGTCCATAGGTATATTGCAAATTACTGACAACTACATCATGGCTCTTAAACCAACAGCATCAAATTTCAAGGACTTAATAAATAGGCAAAAGTTACGGGATAGACCTATCTGCTGGACCATTAGCACAGGCGATCCTTTCACACCTCGCTGTCAGGACGTAACCATAATTATTGTGACAGTATTCCTGCTTATTTCGGGAACAGCCCTTTACATTGCTCGACGAGCTCGATTGAAACGATTATTAAAAcgagaattaaatatactagCGAAACTGCTGGAGAATCGTAAACGTGCAGTCTCGTCACTGGATACGTATTTGGTTGATCGTAATGccataaaacttttacatgAAATAGGCTCTGGTACATTTGGGAGGGTCCATTTTGCCGAACTTCATCGATCAGGTCGCAGTACGGTGATCGTAGCGGCCAAACAACCCCGACAAACCATTGGACCGACTGAAGAATGTGAATTTCTCCACGAAGCGTACATCTTGGCGCCCTTGTGtcatgataatataatacgaCTTGTTGgaatatgtataatgaatgGACCTCCTATGGTTTTAATGGAACACGCCTATTATCTTGATTTGAAGCGTTATTTGACGGAGCGACGACATTTAGTGAGTAACCGGTTTAATGACAACACTTCCGATGCTTTGGATGAGGTTTCGGATGAATCACTTACTAGACTAGCCCGAGAAGCGGCAGGAGCCCTGGCGTATTTATCAACAAGAAGACTAGTGCATCGAGACGTGAGAGCTGCGAATTGTCTTATTGATAAGAAAAGATCCCTCAAACTTGGAGACTTCGGTATGGCACGCGAGCTGGACGACAAAGTTCCAGTGTACGCTTCGATACGCCGTGCCTTGTTCCCTGTGTTGTGGATGGCACCCGAAAGTTTAAAATCCGGAGTATTTTCTTTTGCAACAGATGTTTGGGCTCTCGGAATACTTATACTAGAAGTTGTAACACTCGGTGCACGTCCTTACGGTGATTGGCAACTATCTCGTGTATTAAACTATGTGGTGGCCGGTGGAATTCCTCCACTTCCTCCGGATGTGTCAAAACATAC gagCAGTTTGTTACACTCCTGTTGGGAACGTCGAGCAGAAAGCAGGCCAAATGCATCATGGGTGCATAACCATTTAACTCAGTATCCTCGATTGCTCTCTCCTGCTTTATTGAAACCGTATCCACCCGATCCTCTTATCGCTTATATGGAATaa